In Thermoplasmata archaeon, a single genomic region encodes these proteins:
- a CDS encoding ATP-binding cassette domain-containing protein has translation MTKRFNGLTAVDDFTLSVAEGETFGLLGPNGAGKTTVIKMLATLLPPTSGSATVAGFDIVHRATDVRRSIGYVPQLLSADGSVTGYENLLVFARLYDIPSGEIKARVRDSLDMMGLTDAADRLVRTYSGGMVRRLEIAQSMIHRPRLLFLDEPTVGLDPLAREAVWDHIRTLRDEYRTTILVTTHYMDEAEKLCNRVAVMHLGKMAALGTPAQLEAGVARETGAEHVTLDEVFSHYSGGVMDSGGTFRDAARTRRLARRLG, from the coding sequence TTGACCAAACGATTCAACGGGCTGACCGCGGTGGACGATTTCACGCTCTCCGTCGCCGAGGGAGAGACGTTTGGCCTGCTCGGGCCCAACGGGGCGGGCAAGACGACCGTGATCAAGATGCTCGCGACCCTCCTCCCGCCCACCTCGGGCTCCGCCACGGTGGCCGGGTTCGACATCGTGCACCGAGCCACGGATGTGAGGCGAAGCATCGGGTACGTCCCCCAGCTCCTGTCCGCGGACGGGAGCGTAACGGGGTACGAAAACCTCCTCGTGTTCGCCCGACTGTACGACATCCCGTCCGGAGAAATCAAGGCGCGCGTGCGGGATTCGCTGGACATGATGGGCTTGACGGATGCCGCCGACCGCCTCGTCCGCACGTACTCCGGCGGCATGGTCCGTCGCCTCGAGATCGCCCAATCCATGATCCACCGGCCGCGCCTCCTTTTCCTGGACGAGCCCACGGTGGGCTTGGATCCCCTGGCCCGCGAGGCGGTCTGGGACCACATCCGCACCCTCCGGGACGAATACCGGACGACGATCCTGGTCACCACGCACTACATGGACGAGGCGGAGAAGCTCTGCAACCGGGTCGCGGTGATGCACCTCGGGAAGATGGCGGCCTTGGGAACGCCCGCGCAGCTCGAGGCGGGCGTGGCCCGGGAGACGGGGGCCGAGCATGTGACCCTCGATGAGGTTTTCTCCCACTACTCGGGCGGAGTGATGGACTCAGGAGGTACGTTCCGTGACGCTGCACGAACCCGGCGCCTTGCCCGGCGGCTTGGTTGA
- a CDS encoding ABC transporter permease, whose protein sequence is MTLHEPGALPGGLVDEHVRLPGIPGPFVEFPALLRGYVRKTLAIVALEAQKLRHDPTELLTRAVQPALWLVVFGETMTTLGLMKTGYSSYLDFLAPGILAQSVLFVAIFYGIAAIWERDLGIIHKFMVTPTPRTALVLGKALAAGVRALSQVLVIYALAFALGVHVNLNPLALLGVIVIVFLGAALFATFSLIIAALVRTRERFMGIGQLLTMPLFFASSAIYPINIIPTWLQPVASVNPLTYMVDACRILMVTPGIGNYSLGMDFGVLIGFNVVLILLGGRAYRRLVT, encoded by the coding sequence GTGACGCTGCACGAACCCGGCGCCTTGCCCGGCGGCTTGGTTGACGAACACGTTCGGCTGCCTGGGATCCCGGGCCCGTTCGTCGAATTCCCCGCCCTCCTGCGTGGATATGTGAGGAAGACCCTTGCAATCGTGGCCTTGGAGGCCCAGAAGCTGCGCCACGACCCCACGGAGCTGCTGACGCGCGCCGTTCAGCCTGCCCTGTGGCTCGTCGTCTTTGGGGAGACGATGACCACCCTGGGGTTAATGAAGACGGGGTACAGCTCCTATCTCGATTTCCTGGCCCCCGGAATCCTGGCCCAGAGCGTCTTGTTCGTCGCCATCTTCTACGGCATCGCCGCCATCTGGGAGCGAGATCTCGGCATCATCCACAAGTTCATGGTGACCCCCACGCCCCGCACGGCGCTTGTCCTTGGCAAGGCGCTCGCCGCCGGGGTGCGCGCGCTCTCCCAGGTTCTGGTCATCTACGCTCTCGCATTCGCCTTGGGGGTCCACGTCAACTTGAACCCGCTCGCCCTACTCGGCGTCATTGTGATCGTGTTCCTCGGCGCGGCCCTGTTCGCGACGTTCTCGCTGATCATCGCGGCCCTCGTGAGGACCCGGGAGCGATTCATGGGGATCGGGCAGCTGCTCACGATGCCCCTGTTCTTTGCGAGCTCTGCGATCTATCCCATCAACATCATCCCCACGTGGCTGCAGCCGGTCGCCTCCGTGAACCCGCTCACGTACATGGTCGACGCCTGCCGGATTCTCATGGTGACCCCGGGGATTGGGAACTACAGCCTGGGCATGGACTTTGGTGTGCTCATTGGTTTCAACGTGGTCCTCATCCTGCTCGGAGGTCGCGCCTACCGCAGGCTCGTGACGTAA
- a CDS encoding MarR family transcriptional regulator, translating to MSASSPKACAGHVLETVPPVMQFIRTEMRRHRSLNISVPQFRVLTFLERRSGGSLSDVAERVGLSLPAMSRLIDGLVERKLLTREDSPADRRRIALRITETGRDLVRTAREGALERLAEMLGSLSGDERARVIESMEILRPLFVPSLTVAVPTGG from the coding sequence ATGAGCGCGTCCTCGCCCAAGGCCTGCGCGGGTCACGTCCTCGAAACGGTCCCCCCCGTGATGCAGTTCATCCGCACGGAGATGCGTCGGCACCGCTCCCTGAACATCTCCGTGCCCCAGTTCCGCGTCTTGACTTTTCTCGAGCGAAGGTCCGGCGGCTCCCTGTCCGATGTCGCGGAGCGGGTGGGCCTGAGCCTGCCCGCGATGTCCCGTCTCATCGATGGCCTGGTGGAGCGGAAGCTCCTCACGCGGGAAGACTCTCCGGCGGACCGTCGACGGATCGCCCTGCGGATCACGGAAACGGGGCGCGACCTCGTCCGGACCGCCCGGGAGGGCGCCCTCGAACGGCTCGCGGAGATGCTGGGCTCGCTATCCGGAGACGAGCGGGCGCGGGTCATCGAGTCCATGGAAATCCTCCGGCCCCTGTTCGTGCCCTCCCTGACCGTGGCGGTTCCCACGGGAGGCTGA
- a CDS encoding Lrp/AsnC ligand binding domain-containing protein has protein sequence MQELQEVPCVQRLIGTTGEYNVIARIGAKDPNALQQSVIREIQKVHGVRRTETRPSLTKA, from the coding sequence ATGCAGGAGCTCCAGGAAGTGCCGTGCGTCCAGCGGCTCATCGGGACGACGGGCGAGTACAACGTGATCGCCCGCATCGGCGCGAAGGACCCGAACGCCCTGCAGCAGTCCGTGATCCGCGAGATCCAGAAGGTCCACGGAGTCCGACGGACGGAGACGCGGCCGAGCCTGACGAAGGCGTGA